One window of Mycoplasma parvum str. Indiana genomic DNA carries:
- the lon gene encoding endopeptidase La, with the protein MSTKNENNLKTTNLNNYLPILISRNLVVFPHSTNSLEIGRECSISAIKCAISAFKGRIIVVSQKDHDIDYPLPSDFYNVGTVSKVQIKKKHKDGSLSIEIKGLKRAKIFSSKMLSFPDHEELGKFWMADYEILKEKNVSFLKNRDNLEVLFKFFEALLGDQAEDFVILKKLFLTEEHHSRASKSCAELIDKLCGIWPNHSDEDSVKVKQSWLEELNISKRIELMLKYELLSDADKAEINSAITKKVNKNISKQQKEFYLRERVKVIKEELGEGISKDSEINKFKEWLRNNKAPERIKERVKEEIKKLEYANALSTNESLIIHTYLSWITSLPWGIFSEDQESILKVKEELDKNHFGLEKVKERIMEFVAVQKKIKNPQGTIICLVGPPGVGKTSLAQSIAKGLNKECVKISLGGMGDEAEIRGHRKTYVGAMPGKIIKGLKQAKVSNPLFLLDEIDKMDDGHHGDPISALLEVLDPKQNNEFVDNYIEESVDLSKVMFIATANYEDNIPEALLDRLEVIRLTSYTEKEKLEISKNKLLEEVFKEHGLKTNELTFKEDAILYIIQKYTREAGVRNLKQCFAQIARKFIQRQEMEKDLKEEEINIEAVKKYLSTEKYETTVKDEITIPGVVNGMAYTEYGGNLLPVEVNYYSGKGNLLLTGNLRDTMKESASVALSYIRANENEFKLNKNKWGDLDINLHVPSGGVPKDGPSAGITITTAMLSALLKVPVPNNVAMTGEMTLRGKILPIGGLKEKIISAVRGGVEVIYYPKANERHLEDIPKEVLEKIKLKPVQYYSELYNELFLNK; encoded by the coding sequence ATGAGTACAAAAAATGAAAATAATTTAAAAACTACTAACTTGAACAATTATCTTCCAATACTAATTTCTAGAAATTTAGTAGTTTTTCCCCACTCTACAAATTCCTTAGAGATAGGAAGAGAATGTTCAATATCAGCAATTAAATGTGCAATATCAGCCTTTAAAGGCAGAATAATAGTAGTTTCTCAAAAAGATCATGATATTGATTATCCGCTCCCCTCAGATTTTTACAATGTCGGAACTGTTTCTAAAGTTCAAATAAAAAAGAAACATAAAGATGGCTCCCTTTCAATAGAAATTAAAGGATTAAAAAGAGCAAAAATATTTAGCTCAAAAATGTTATCCTTCCCAGATCATGAAGAACTTGGAAAATTTTGAATGGCGGATTATGAAATTCTTAAAGAAAAAAATGTTTCTTTCTTAAAAAATAGAGATAATTTAGAAGTTCTTTTTAAATTTTTCGAAGCTCTTCTTGGAGATCAAGCGGAAGATTTTGTCATTCTGAAAAAACTATTTTTAACAGAAGAGCATCATTCTAGAGCTAGCAAATCTTGCGCAGAATTAATAGATAAATTATGTGGAATTTGACCTAATCACAGCGATGAAGATAGTGTTAAAGTAAAACAATCTTGACTCGAAGAATTGAATATCTCTAAAAGAATTGAATTAATGCTTAAATATGAACTTCTTTCAGACGCAGATAAAGCAGAAATAAATAGCGCTATTACTAAAAAGGTAAATAAAAATATTTCTAAACAACAAAAAGAGTTTTATTTAAGAGAGAGAGTGAAAGTTATCAAAGAAGAGTTAGGGGAAGGTATTTCTAAGGACTCAGAAATAAACAAATTCAAAGAGTGATTAAGAAATAATAAAGCCCCTGAAAGAATAAAAGAAAGAGTTAAGGAAGAAATTAAAAAGCTTGAATATGCTAATGCTCTTTCAACTAATGAATCTTTAATTATTCACACTTATTTATCTTGAATAACTTCTTTACCTTGAGGAATATTCTCAGAGGATCAAGAAAGCATCTTAAAAGTAAAGGAAGAGTTAGATAAAAACCACTTTGGATTAGAAAAAGTAAAAGAAAGAATAATGGAATTTGTTGCTGTTCAAAAGAAAATCAAAAATCCTCAAGGTACAATCATTTGTTTAGTTGGCCCTCCGGGAGTAGGTAAAACTTCTTTAGCTCAATCAATAGCTAAGGGACTTAATAAAGAATGTGTGAAAATTTCACTAGGCGGAATGGGCGATGAAGCTGAAATTAGAGGACATAGAAAAACTTATGTTGGAGCTATGCCCGGAAAAATAATTAAAGGATTAAAACAAGCTAAAGTAAGTAATCCTTTATTTTTATTGGATGAAATTGACAAGATGGATGATGGTCATCATGGAGACCCGATTTCAGCATTATTGGAGGTATTGGATCCAAAACAAAATAATGAATTTGTAGATAACTATATTGAAGAGAGTGTTGATTTATCAAAAGTGATGTTTATTGCTACAGCAAATTATGAAGATAATATTCCTGAAGCTCTTTTAGATAGATTAGAAGTTATTAGATTAACTTCTTATACTGAAAAAGAAAAATTAGAAATTTCTAAAAATAAATTACTTGAAGAAGTATTTAAAGAACATGGGCTTAAAACAAATGAATTGACTTTTAAAGAAGATGCAATTCTCTACATTATTCAAAAATATACTAGAGAAGCTGGAGTTAGAAATTTAAAACAATGTTTTGCTCAAATAGCTAGAAAATTTATTCAAAGACAAGAAATGGAAAAAGATTTGAAAGAGGAAGAGATAAATATTGAAGCAGTTAAAAAATATTTATCAACTGAGAAATATGAAACAACTGTTAAAGATGAAATAACAATTCCTGGTGTTGTTAATGGGATGGCTTATACAGAATATGGAGGTAATTTATTGCCTGTAGAAGTGAATTACTATTCCGGAAAAGGTAATTTACTTTTAACTGGAAATTTAAGGGATACTATGAAAGAATCTGCTAGTGTAGCTCTTTCTTATATAAGAGCTAATGAAAATGAATTCAAACTGAATAAAAATAAATGAGGAGATTTAGATATTAATTTACATGTTCCTTCGGGAGGAGTTCCAAAGGATGGACCTTCAGCCGGAATTACAATTACAACAGCAATGCTTTCAGCGCTATTAAAAGTGCCCGTTCCTAATAATGTAGCAATGACAGGTGAAATGACTTTAAGAGGAAAAATTCTTCCAATTGGAGGGCTTAAAGAAAAAATAATTTCAGCCGTTAGAGGAGGAGTGGAAGTTATTTATTATCCTAAGGCTAATGAAAGACATTTGGAGGATATTCCAAAAGAAGTTTTAGAAAAAATTAAGCTAAAACCTGTTCAATATTATTCAGAGCTTTACAATGAACTCTTTTTAAATAAGTAG
- the rplU gene encoding 50S ribosomal protein L21, whose amino-acid sequence MIEKQEKKVPELCFEIKNKQYLCNIGDNIISNFLDQSEGDELSFDKVLMWKGEIGSPYLPDLEVKCKVIKHLKSKKINIIHLKSQKRHRKRMGFRAKNTMLQISSINKTPNKSK is encoded by the coding sequence ATGATTGAAAAGCAAGAAAAAAAAGTTCCAGAATTATGTTTTGAAATCAAAAATAAACAATATTTATGTAATATTGGGGATAATATAATTTCTAATTTTTTAGATCAATCGGAGGGAGATGAATTAAGTTTTGATAAGGTTTTGATGTGAAAGGGGGAAATTGGATCTCCTTATCTTCCTGATTTAGAAGTTAAATGCAAAGTAATTAAGCATTTAAAATCCAAAAAAATTAATATCATTCATTTAAAATCTCAAAAGAGACATAGAAAAAGAATGGGTTTTAGAGCTAAGAATACTATGCTTCAAATTTCTTCAATAAATAAAACTCCTAATAAGAGCAAATAA
- a CDS encoding aldo/keto reductase, which produces MKGETKFVPKIGFGTESLRIIEILTPYLKAANENNYDFVDCAWKYGNEAIIGLTLKTLRKENVNFNFKPYFQSKVWPSQFSGGIVKSLKFSLNKIGVNTVMNTYLLHRPSTNMELNFSAYKQLVFCKKNALTKKIGLCNFDKDTILWLQKLTGVLPDILQYECSVNNMRWDRISFCKKHNIELQASSPFGNYSKNKDNELLQKMSKKYGISIKALLAAYLINYEIVPIIVPESEEEIGEIIKSKEIKISEEDLKLLGGLNEYENQEFETIQMEYPKEMQTEGEE; this is translated from the coding sequence ATGAAAGGAGAAACTAAATTTGTACCAAAAATTGGCTTTGGAACTGAATCTTTGAGAATTATTGAAATTTTAACTCCTTATTTAAAGGCAGCAAATGAAAATAATTATGATTTTGTAGACTGCGCATGAAAATACGGAAATGAAGCTATTATTGGTTTAACTCTTAAAACTTTAAGAAAAGAAAATGTAAATTTCAATTTTAAGCCTTATTTTCAATCAAAGGTATGGCCTTCACAATTTTCTGGAGGAATAGTTAAATCTTTAAAGTTTTCTCTGAACAAAATAGGGGTAAATACAGTAATGAATACTTATTTACTTCATAGACCATCTACAAATATGGAACTTAATTTTTCTGCATATAAACAATTAGTTTTTTGTAAAAAAAATGCTTTAACAAAAAAAATAGGTCTATGCAATTTTGATAAAGATACTATTTTGTGATTACAAAAATTAACCGGTGTATTGCCGGATATTTTGCAATACGAATGTTCTGTAAATAATATGAGATGAGATAGAATTTCTTTCTGTAAAAAACATAATATAGAGCTTCAAGCTTCTTCTCCCTTCGGAAATTACAGCAAAAACAAAGATAATGAATTATTACAAAAAATGTCCAAAAAATATGGTATTTCTATAAAAGCATTATTAGCTGCTTATCTCATTAATTATGAAATTGTTCCCATTATTGTTCCTGAATCTGAAGAAGAAATAGGAGAAATAATTAAATCTAAAGAAATCAAAATTTCTGAAGAAGATCTTAAGCTTCTTGGAGGGCTAAATGAATATGAAAATCAAGAATTTGAAACAATTCAAATGGAATATCCTAAAGAAATGCAAACAGAAGGAGAAGAATAA
- the rsmH gene encoding 16S rRNA (cytosine(1402)-N(4))-methyltransferase RsmH codes for MEKIHIPVMLKEVCENWILSPDGWYIDCTFGCGGHSKELLKNLSEKAHLVGIDIDPKVIPFGEKLMKEDCRFQFLNNNYTFIRNYWINNKLPLVDGILFDLGLSTLQLKDEFRSFSYNSPSSNLEMRFGVEGKNVYEILNNYSDRKLNKLFKKYGEIKQAEKLVKKIIDFRKKSPIIEINQLKEIVEKSGLLNARKNKNTMKLIFQALRIECNNELNCFKEALEQASKLLKINGKLLIISFQSLEDEIILNWKKKNSVYIKIPEMGEIIPPNFLLKFNSPLLPSRAEIERNWSSRSAKLWVFTKNK; via the coding sequence ATGGAAAAAATTCATATTCCTGTAATGTTAAAAGAAGTTTGTGAAAATTGAATTCTTTCTCCTGATGGATGATATATTGATTGCACATTTGGTTGTGGAGGCCATTCAAAAGAGCTTTTAAAAAATTTATCTGAAAAAGCTCATTTAGTAGGAATAGATATTGATCCGAAAGTTATTCCTTTTGGAGAAAAATTAATGAAAGAAGATTGTAGATTTCAATTTTTGAATAATAATTACACTTTTATTCGAAATTATTGAATCAATAATAAATTACCTTTAGTTGACGGAATTCTTTTTGATTTAGGATTATCTACTCTCCAACTAAAAGATGAATTTAGATCTTTTAGTTACAATAGCCCTTCTTCAAATCTTGAGATGAGATTTGGAGTAGAAGGAAAAAATGTTTATGAAATACTGAATAATTATTCAGATAGAAAATTAAATAAATTATTTAAAAAATACGGAGAAATTAAGCAAGCTGAAAAATTAGTTAAGAAAATTATTGATTTCAGAAAAAAAAGTCCAATAATTGAGATCAATCAATTAAAAGAAATTGTGGAAAAAAGTGGTCTTTTAAATGCTAGAAAAAATAAAAATACAATGAAATTAATTTTTCAAGCTCTAAGAATAGAATGTAATAACGAATTAAACTGCTTCAAAGAGGCTTTAGAGCAAGCTTCTAAATTATTAAAAATCAATGGTAAACTTTTAATAATTTCTTTTCAATCTTTAGAAGATGAAATTATTTTGAATTGAAAAAAGAAAAACTCTGTTTATATAAAAATACCCGAGATGGGGGAAATAATTCCCCCTAATTTTTTATTAAAGTTTAATTCTCCCCTGCTGCCAAGTAGAGCTGAAATTGAAAGAAATTGATCATCAAGAAGTGCAAAACTATGAGTTTTTACAAAAAATAAATAA
- a CDS encoding division/cell wall cluster transcriptional repressor MraZ, whose translation MEKPSLQRHFFSGTYTEYMDGRNRIAIPLVWRHILKDKAIITKGQDGCLCLWTKEFFEYYARRRIDICQLEGELEAVQRLLIGSSKTLDIDSKSRMCIPDDWLGSFDADNEMYFMGVGDYIEIWTKDLLNGWKEDQIIKQSKKRRME comes from the coding sequence ATGGAAAAGCCTAGTTTACAAAGACATTTCTTTTCCGGCACATATACTGAGTATATGGATGGTAGAAATAGAATAGCAATTCCTTTGGTGTGAAGACATATTTTAAAAGACAAGGCAATAATTACTAAAGGACAAGATGGTTGTTTATGTTTATGGACAAAAGAATTTTTTGAATATTATGCGAGAAGAAGAATAGATATTTGTCAATTGGAAGGAGAATTGGAAGCAGTACAAAGATTACTTATTGGTTCTTCCAAAACTTTAGATATAGATTCTAAAAGTAGAATGTGCATTCCTGATGATTGATTAGGTTCTTTTGATGCCGATAATGAAATGTATTTTATGGGTGTGGGAGATTATATTGAGATTTGAACTAAAGATTTACTTAATGGCTGGAAAGAAGATCAAATTATTAAACAAAGCAAAAAAAGACGAATGGAATAA
- the rplJ gene encoding 50S ribosomal protein L10, translating to MRKFHSLKETQVNELIQKFKDSNSFLTLKYSSLGVKSSNWLRKEVSKKGGEIKMVSNNVLRRALQNFSKTEMKCDDIKGQHFVLLINSEKIELLKFLAELVKKHEPLQLGVVYCDKKFFLDKDQKAYLLNWMEKEVVIAKLAYLLTYPILSLIFILKGIESKKA from the coding sequence ATGAGAAAGTTTCATTCTTTAAAAGAAACTCAGGTAAATGAATTAATTCAAAAATTTAAAGATTCTAATTCTTTTTTAACTCTGAAATATTCTTCTTTAGGAGTTAAATCTTCTAATTGACTTAGAAAAGAAGTTAGTAAGAAAGGAGGAGAAATAAAAATGGTTTCAAATAATGTACTGAGAAGAGCACTACAAAATTTTTCTAAAACTGAAATGAAATGTGATGATATTAAAGGTCAACATTTTGTGTTATTAATTAATTCAGAAAAAATTGAATTGCTTAAATTTTTGGCTGAATTAGTAAAAAAACATGAACCTTTACAACTTGGAGTGGTTTATTGCGATAAAAAGTTCTTTTTGGATAAAGATCAAAAAGCTTATTTGCTTAATTGAATGGAAAAAGAAGTGGTTATTGCTAAATTGGCTTATTTACTTACTTATCCAATTCTTTCCTTAATATTTATATTGAAGGGAATAGAAAGCAAGAAAGCTTAA
- the rplL gene encoding 50S ribosomal protein L7/L12 — MSEDLKKSSKEIIETIKSFSVAELNELVRQLEVEFQVSASNFAAPTAAAGGKDEGEESQEAVNKDLFLVSAGTNKIGVIKLIRELTSLGLMEAKKIADSAPSLIKSDITLAQFEELKVKFEEIGATVEFKSSK, encoded by the coding sequence ATGTCTGAAGATTTGAAAAAATCAAGTAAAGAAATAATAGAAACTATAAAGTCTTTTTCTGTTGCTGAATTAAATGAATTAGTTAGACAATTAGAAGTAGAATTTCAAGTTTCTGCTTCTAACTTTGCCGCTCCAACAGCTGCTGCCGGAGGAAAAGATGAAGGAGAAGAGTCGCAAGAAGCAGTGAATAAAGACTTATTTTTGGTTTCTGCAGGAACTAACAAAATTGGAGTTATTAAGTTAATTAGAGAATTAACTTCGCTAGGTTTAATGGAAGCTAAGAAGATAGCTGATAGTGCACCTTCTTTAATTAAATCTGATATCACACTAGCTCAATTTGAAGAATTGAAAGTTAAATTTGAAGAAATTGGAGCAACTGTAGAATTTAAATCTTCTAAATAG
- a CDS encoding Holliday junction resolvase RecU: MSYLTFKNRGKLLEELMLKTSEYYRIKKVAYLRKTNPDFSHVTYKKRNIFDALSKSSFQVKLISKGDLDFYGVYLGKYFSIELKETKEKNFNFSLIKQHQLSQMEEINFCGGHALLLIHFFHSESSFWVLTYSQILKLHLENKLKKIGIEELKKIKAYELQIVYPGILNLNSVMNLILKDN; this comes from the coding sequence ATGAGTTATCTTACTTTCAAAAATCGAGGAAAATTATTGGAAGAATTAATGTTAAAAACTTCAGAATACTATAGAATCAAAAAAGTTGCTTATTTAAGAAAAACTAATCCTGATTTCAGTCATGTTACGTATAAAAAACGAAATATTTTTGATGCTTTATCTAAATCTTCTTTTCAGGTTAAATTGATCTCAAAAGGGGATTTAGATTTTTATGGAGTTTATCTAGGTAAATATTTTTCTATTGAATTAAAAGAAACAAAAGAAAAAAATTTCAATTTCTCTTTAATTAAGCAACATCAATTATCCCAAATGGAAGAAATTAATTTTTGCGGAGGGCATGCACTTTTATTGATTCATTTTTTTCACTCAGAATCATCTTTTTGAGTGCTCACTTATTCGCAAATTTTAAAACTTCATTTAGAAAATAAATTAAAAAAGATTGGAATAGAAGAACTTAAAAAAATTAAAGCTTATGAATTACAGATAGTTTATCCAGGAATTTTAAATTTAAATTCAGTTATGAACTTAATACTCAAAGATAACTAA
- the rpsI gene encoding 30S ribosomal protein S9 — translation MLEIRSYSKRKKSRVNVVLTPLEDSKEHKMEIFVGNSKNRKMLTPLDYFNDKYLIPILFSPFAFLPAKHLEQKYSIKAYVKGGGLSSQAKSLTLALARALLKYFPEIKTSLRRANLLTQDSRVKERKKIGKYKARRSPQFTKR, via the coding sequence ATGTTGGAAATAAGGTCATATTCCAAAAGAAAAAAAAGTAGGGTTAATGTAGTACTAACCCCTTTAGAAGACTCAAAAGAACATAAAATGGAGATTTTTGTCGGAAATAGCAAAAATAGAAAAATGTTAACTCCTTTAGATTACTTCAATGATAAATATCTTATTCCTATTCTGTTTTCTCCATTTGCCTTTTTACCTGCAAAGCATTTGGAGCAAAAATATTCAATAAAAGCTTATGTGAAGGGTGGGGGATTGAGCTCGCAAGCTAAATCTTTAACTCTAGCCTTAGCTAGAGCGCTTCTGAAATATTTTCCAGAAATAAAAACTTCTTTACGAAGAGCTAATTTACTTACTCAAGATAGCAGAGTGAAAGAAAGAAAGAAGATAGGTAAATATAAAGCTAGAAGATCTCCTCAATTCACTAAGAGATAA